Proteins found in one Trichocoleus desertorum ATA4-8-CV12 genomic segment:
- a CDS encoding metal ABC transporter substrate-binding protein, with protein MSGCSPSPTNSQSQANTPPSPTEAGTNANNPNTQGKKVILTTFTVLADIARNVAGDAAIVESLTKPGAEIHGYQPTPRDLVRAQKANLILDNGLGLERWAQKFYGDLKNVPHVTLSEGVQPVDISEDLYKGKPNPHAWMSPQNALIYVENIRKALVELDPPNAETYNANAVAYSQKIKDIDRTLRKELAVIPPDKRYMVSCEGAFSYLARDYELKELYLWAVNSEQQATPKQVEKVIQSVRQNKIPVVFCESTVSDEAQRQVAREASAKFGGVFYVDSLSSADGPVPTYLKLMQYNVNTLVKGLQDR; from the coding sequence ATGAGTGGGTGTAGTCCGTCGCCTACCAATTCACAGAGCCAAGCCAATACTCCGCCAAGTCCCACAGAAGCGGGAACGAACGCAAACAACCCAAATACACAGGGCAAAAAGGTCATACTCACCACGTTTACCGTCCTTGCTGATATCGCCCGTAATGTAGCCGGGGACGCTGCAATTGTCGAATCTCTGACTAAACCAGGGGCTGAGATTCACGGGTATCAACCCACCCCCAGGGATCTAGTCAGAGCGCAAAAAGCCAACCTGATATTGGATAACGGTCTCGGACTAGAGCGCTGGGCGCAGAAGTTCTACGGCGACCTCAAGAACGTTCCCCATGTAACTCTGAGCGAAGGCGTTCAACCCGTTGATATTTCTGAAGACCTTTACAAAGGCAAACCCAATCCCCACGCCTGGATGTCACCTCAAAATGCCCTGATCTATGTGGAAAATATTCGCAAAGCCCTAGTTGAACTAGACCCGCCGAATGCAGAAACCTACAATGCTAATGCCGTAGCCTACAGCCAGAAAATTAAGGACATCGATCGGACTCTGCGAAAAGAGCTGGCAGTCATTCCCCCAGACAAACGCTACATGGTCAGTTGTGAAGGCGCATTCTCCTATCTGGCTCGCGATTACGAGCTGAAGGAATTATATCTGTGGGCGGTCAACTCCGAGCAGCAAGCCACGCCTAAACAGGTCGAAAAGGTGATCCAATCGGTGCGGCAGAACAAGATCCCCGTCGTGTTTTGTGAAAGCACCGTTAGCGATGAAGCCCAACGTCAAGTAGCGAGGGAAGCCAGTGCCAAATTTGGTGGGGTTTTCTATGTCGATTCCCTCTCCTCCGCCGATGGACCTGTGCCTACTTATCTCAAATTAATGCAGTACAACGTCAATACACTGGTTAAGGGGTTGCAGGACCGTTAG